Proteins found in one Coffea eugenioides isolate CCC68of chromosome 5, Ceug_1.0, whole genome shotgun sequence genomic segment:
- the LOC113771125 gene encoding uncharacterized protein LOC113771125, with amino-acid sequence MVALVDPLHMLVAEFFSEDGWKLDKLKEWIPDWVLPLIHDTHIYPEQEDRMVWLRSSIGEFSLKGAWNSIHQRRESSQVDRMVWNGVTPLKFSFFVWRLVRDILLLEMTLKRVGIPVVSRCLCCGQHEELWRHLFITGPVVVQCSSSPGGGEVRHIRTVVPLSVLWCLWKARNNARFEGMRLDDPRVIKMVDQLLGQLSTTGVLLATHLRGDTDDPWAELVPRPIRQLFSVAVSWKRPQPPLFKLNTNASVSQGRATGGGILRDSSGRVVFAFYKEFGDTKVLTAEGLALLQGLQFCQERQVQGLLVEVDSQVLVHLIQSGTVSKWPLCNMLRRIRHLLASLASSCSHIFQEANSSADLMANLRWGTDFFCTSHQQLPSTVRASILLDAREFLSV; translated from the exons ATGGTTGCACTGGTCGACCCCCTCCATATGTTGGTGGCGGAGTTCTTTTCCGAGGACGGCTGGAAACTAGATAAGCTGAAGGAATGGATCCCTGATTGGGTGCTCCCACTGATACACGATACCCATATCTACCCGGAGCAGGAGGATCGCATGGTGTGGCTGAGGTCGTCAATAGGCGAGTTTTCGCTGAAAGGAGCATGGAACTCGATCCACCAACGCCGAGAGTCATCACAAGTCGATCGAATGGTGTGGAATGGTGTGACTCCcctgaaattttccttttttgtctGGCGGCTTGTTCGGGATATACTCCTTCTGGAGATGACGCTTAAGCGAGTCGGAATCCCGGTCGTCTCACGCTGCCTCTGCTGTGGACAACACGAAGAGTTGTGGAGGCACCTGTTCATAACGGGTCCGGTTGTAGTCCAG TGTTCCTCTAGCCCGGGGGGGGGGGAGGTGCGTCATATTCGGACTGTGGTGCCGTTGAGTGTACTATGGTGTCTGTGGAAAGCTAGGAATAATGCTAGGTTTGAGGGTATGAGACTCGACGACCCCAGGGTGATTAAGATGGTGGACCAATTGCTTGGGCAATTGAGCACAACAGGGGTTCTCTTGGCCACACACTTAAGGGGTGACACTGACGATCCATGGGCGGAGCTAGTGCCCCGGCCCATTCGTCAACTGTTTTCTGTGGCGGTGTCATGGAAGCGTCCGCAACCTCCTCTCTTCAAATTGAACACCAATGCCAGTGTGTCCCAAGGAAGGGCAACGGGAGGGGGCATCCTCAGAGATTCGAGTGGGCGGGTTGTTTTTGCATTCTACAAGGAGTTTGGTGATACGAAGGTCCTCACCGCGGAGGGCTTGGCACTTCTACAGGGGCTTCAATTTTGCCAGGAACGGCAGGTCCAGGGCCTCTTGGTGGAAGTGGATTCTCAAGTTTTGGTCCACTTGATCCAATCAGGGACGGTGTCAAAGTGGCCTCTATGCAACATGCTGCGTCGGATACGACATCTCTTAGCCTCGCTGGCCTCTTCATGTTCGCACATCTTTCAGGAGGCTAATTCTTCCGCCGATTTGATGGCAAATTTACGCTGGGGGACCGATTTCTTTTGCACGTCTCATCAGCAGCTGCCGAGTACGGTTCGAGCATCTATTCTTCTGGACGCTAGGGAGTTCTTGTCTGTATGA